A stretch of DNA from Rheinheimera sp. MMS21-TC3:
TAACACTGGCACTAAAGTTCCAACGACCATAGTCAGTATCCATTTTGTAGCGGGCAACAGCATCGACACCAGATACTTCTGTACGGTTAAGGTTAACCGGGCCATCGATTACATTCAGAATTTCACCGTTAGTAGCGCGGCTGATAACGTTACAATTTTTGCCAGTAAAAGCGCACAAATTCACTAGATTTTGGGTACCAAAAGTGCTGATGGTGTTATCTATCTCAATATTGTACCAATCAGCTGTCAGGCTAAAATTAGCCAATTGCTCTGGGGTATAAACAAAGCCAACTGAGCGGTTAATAGAAGTTTCTGGCGTTAACTGTAAATTTCCACCCACTGTAATAGGCACGTTTGATTCATTTTGGATATAACTTGCTGGTACACCGACGCAACCTGGTAAGGCATTATTAGTTGCACAGGGATCATTTACCGCATAAAACGACTCGCGCTCACCTTCATACAACTCTAACAATGATGGCGCACGGAAACCTTCAGCCCAAGTAGCTCTTAACATTAAATCTGTTATTGGGCGATAAATTAAGCCAACTTTGCTATTGGTAGTGTTACCAAAAGTGCTGTAATCAGAAAAACGGGTGGCTAAGTTTAATTCTAAGTATTTGGCTAGCGTGACATCAGCTAACAGCGGGACATTAAACTCAGCATAAGCTTCGTATAAGTCATACTCACCAACAGTGCCGGTTCTAGGCGATGAAGACGTTGTGTTATAACTATTTACCCTAGGGGCAGAGTTAATAATATCATCAGGGGTATCAGTGCCTTTTTCTTTGCGATATTCTGCACCGGCTGCCACTAACACATCACCGGCTGGCAGCTCAAAAATGGCGTTTGTAATATTAAAGCGGGCATGCAGCTGCTCTGCTTTGTTTTTATCATGGCCAGTAAAGTTAATATAATTGACCATATCCTCAGTCAGAGGGTTAAATAAGTTAACTGGCACACAGCCCGCTTGTAAGTCATTAATATTCGCAGTGATACCGCTAGCATCGCACGCACGCAAACCTAAGGCTAACTTATCTAAGTGCAGCTGATTGTAGGAAGTAAACTCACCTTTATTTTGTGCCCAAGAAGCAAAAGCATCCCAGCGCCAATCGCCTGGTAAATAACCTTCAATACCTACACCTAAACGACTGGTTTTAACATTTTGCTCGTTACGGCGCAAACCATTATCAGTAAAGAAGTTATTTGCTACAAAGTCGTTACCAGAGAATTCAACACCAAAAGGGTTTACTCTAGGGTCATCAGCAATAATAAAACCACGGCTACCACGCACGGTCGGAATAACAGCTGAGAACTGCTGATCAGACGTTCGCTCATTATATAAAGCTTCTACTCTTACTTTAGTATCTTCAAATATACCAGTATCAGGTAAGACAAACACACCTTGAGCATATAAACTCATCCGCTCACTTGGTCCAACTACATAGTTATCATGGTAACGATTAAACCTGTCATCACTGTTAGCTGGACGCCAATTCGCTAAATCAGCACCATTACTGTTTGGCTCTCGGGTAATACCTTCTTTAGGAATAGGAAAGCCCATTACACCTTGTAAGTTCTTTTCAGTAAATAAACCTTCAGCGCTGCCTAGCGGTATCCCGTTTAATGGCATTGCTGTTAATGCTCTATCTTGAGTCATTATAGGTTTTTGCTTTGAAAAGCTGGCAGCAAACATTAAATTATGCTCACCAATGTCCTGGCCAACTAAGGCATCAAAATTAACAGTTTCACGATCACTTTTACTAGTTTGGCCGTAATAGGCGTTTAATTTAGCACCCGCAAAGTCTTTTACTGTTTGAATATTTACCACACCGGCAATGGCATCAGCACCATAAATCGCTGTGGCACCATCTTGTAACACTTCAACGTTACTAATAATGGCATAAGGAATAGTATTTAAATCAACAAAGTCACGAAATCCTCGGCTACCAGCACCGTTGACCCAACGGTTACCATTTACCAAGATTAAAGAGCGGTTTTCACCCATGTTACGTAAATTAATACTAGCCGTACCATGACTAGTGCCAGCACTACCATTATCATTTAAACTACCACCCACTGATGGCATCTCTTGTAATACGGCACTTAAAGATACGGCACCTTGCACTTCCATCTCATCTTTATTAATAGTCTGAATTGGGCTACCTTCTGTCTCACCACGGCGGCTAATGCGAGAACCTG
This window harbors:
- a CDS encoding TonB-dependent receptor produces the protein MKQQRYNLSAIMLAMIGASAIIATPAVAQQQEGNAAESKVEVISVTGSRISRRGETEGSPIQTINKDEMEVQGAVSLSAVLQEMPSVGGSLNDNGSAGTSHGTASINLRNMGENRSLILVNGNRWVNGAGSRGFRDFVDLNTIPYAIISNVEVLQDGATAIYGADAIAGVVNIQTVKDFAGAKLNAYYGQTSKSDRETVNFDALVGQDIGEHNLMFAASFSKQKPIMTQDRALTAMPLNGIPLGSAEGLFTEKNLQGVMGFPIPKEGITREPNSNGADLANWRPANSDDRFNRYHDNYVVGPSERMSLYAQGVFVLPDTGIFEDTKVRVEALYNERTSDQQFSAVIPTVRGSRGFIIADDPRVNPFGVEFSGNDFVANNFFTDNGLRRNEQNVKTSRLGVGIEGYLPGDWRWDAFASWAQNKGEFTSYNQLHLDKLALGLRACDASGITANINDLQAGCVPVNLFNPLTEDMVNYINFTGHDKNKAEQLHARFNITNAIFELPAGDVLVAAGAEYRKEKGTDTPDDIINSAPRVNSYNTTSSSPRTGTVGEYDLYEAYAEFNVPLLADVTLAKYLELNLATRFSDYSTFGNTTNSKVGLIYRPITDLMLRATWAEGFRAPSLLELYEGERESFYAVNDPCATNNALPGCVGVPASYIQNESNVPITVGGNLQLTPETSINRSVGFVYTPEQLANFSLTADWYNIEIDNTISTFGTQNLVNLCAFTGKNCNVISRATNGEILNVIDGPVNLNRTEVSGVDAVARYKMDTDYGRWNFSASVSKLTKLLEESTLADGSTVSLDKAGTAGSRESYPEWRAGLTAQWQHNAWSAAYNLRYIGESTETFANAPRHIGSVAYHGVSGGYKFEQGLSLRVGVNNLFDKQPPVSLVNLNINFDQQTYNAVGRFIYMQLSYQY